In Zingiber officinale cultivar Zhangliang chromosome 3B, Zo_v1.1, whole genome shotgun sequence, a single window of DNA contains:
- the LOC121968516 gene encoding CLAVATA3/ESR (CLE)-related protein 25-like codes for MRRDSCTALPFLFCIALVVSIEAQSAGARARVAPQVAAPAVASSISRSGHQHLDPFYSSKRRVPNGPDPIHNRRAGKSGRPSGRI; via the exons ATGCGGAGAGACTCGTGCACTGCCTTGCCATTCTTGTTCTGCATTGCTCTCGTGGTGTCCATAGAAGCACAGAGTGCAGGGGCAAGGGCACGAGTTGCACCACAAGTGGCTGCTCCTGCTGTGGCTTCATCAATATCAAGGTCAGGTCACCAGCACTTGGATCCTTTCTACAGTAGCAAGAGGAGAGTTCCTAACGGGCCTGATCCCATTCATAACAG GAGAGCTGGGAAGTCAGGAAGACCTTCAGGCAGAATATGA